The DNA region ACCGCCGGCCCTAGGTGGAGAAGGTGGCGCCGAAACTAAAATCAACAACTCCTTGGATGGgtgaatgcgagactttatatagaggttacaacagggacctagaggaggaattggtttaggcctcttgatgggcttgggcttcctgtgtttggcccgaacacccaactcaagtccatcaataataacccataccactaaagggttattattgaactaccgcaacaatcccatattacaatatgggctcattcttatcatgaatgcgttaatctatctgtgtttaagatatcgcatgtccgttaattaattcagttactgacaacccaattaattaacatctgattccaagagtagtaccacttgttggagcaatctagtgttagagtgtatactaaaagcctagcttttgtataaacatttatttagaaataaagaatcataatggtcaaatatctacatttatttgttaaatgtaatttgttcaattaatttatatagtagacaacatggtatgtggtgtcacacatagaagatcatattgtcggttctttataaattataaacagttgctcgcgactaaaatggaaaggaacaaaccgttgaagtagtcatagtgtaattaagtattagtttatcttaactaataaattacactgatacactccaagtgtattgagtaggaccattttaggtaagttctttttgtactgactttataaaagaactagaccttagttattatggaagtgtgcactcttaatcctaatataataacaaacacatatatttagtatttatttctttgacttattaatgggtgagatttagctcgataaatcaataagctcgataagttgggaaatgatattacttatagtgtgtgttgttgattatagaagaaaactgtgtcctaataatttaGGTTGAGCAtgcccccaagaagagctcataaggattgttatgttaaaccctgcaggtggacttagtccgacatgacgatgaagttgagtggtactgctcttggacaaagatattaattaagtgagttgtcagtaactcatttaattagtggacattcgacatcttaaacacagggagaatagcacactcataataagaaggagcccaaaatgtaatttgggattggtgcggtagttcaataatagttctttagtggaatgaattattattgatgaaattaaattatgtgttcgggacgaacatgagatgcttaattttatcgggagaccaaaaccaattcctcctctcggtccctatcgtagcctcttaattatagagtattatacccactttcttacccatcttataggggccggccaagctagcttggagtccaagctagggtcgaccaaaggcatggttcatgggttcatgaggtgaccgaccctagcttgaatctaagcttaggtggccgaccctattaaaataaaaagtaattttattttttaaaaattttcttatgtggattccatggttttaaaagagagtttaaaatttaaatctttccttttatagctttctacaaaagattaagaaaagatttgaaatctttccttatttgtagattgaaaggtagattttaattttaagaaaactttcatttttttaaccatattcatgatttaaaagagagtttaaaaattaaatattctcttttattagtttctacaaaagattaagaaaagatttgatatctttccttatttgtagattaaaaggagattttaatttttagagataactttccgttttgaaaatcatccacatgtttaaaagaaagattttaatttataaaatttcctttttacaaatcaccatgaagggaaaaattattggagaatttttttataaatttccggaaacaaattaggaagttttaattcttgtgtgaattaaattttccttgattgggattagaaaagtggccgaccatatgatttaagaaaaggtttttaattttaattaattaaattttctttttcatggcaaaggaattaagaaagtttttattaaaatttccttatttgccaagaccaaggaatataaaagagggggtagaggtaccttcatggctaacgactctattctttttcttcctccctctcttctttggtggtgtggtcggcccttctttttctctcctctccttattgtggccgaaacttcttcattggtggagttcttttggtggccggatcaagcaaggagaagaaggagagaaaggaagcctagtctctagcatcccttggttcattggtggtggccgaacctatccatcaagaaggactcttggtggccgaaacctagaaggaagaagaaggtgcttggtggttctcatctcggaagatcattgtccacacaacgtccgaggttagaagaggaatacggtagaatatcaagaggtcattaaagtttacaaaggaaggtataattagtaattaatttccgcatcatactagttgtatttcttttgtatgaattccaaacacaagaggcattagatctagtttttcgaattagtttttcgagtttgtgttttcttttttttcgaatttgtgattcgattgttctttttagttaacctagagttatttaaggaaattaaatattagatttccttaaaaggctttgtctaggtggtggtggttgctcccatatccaagaaggtcatgtgcctcgccatgcagtcctggaagttaattttggaaattaatatttaatggaattaataacataggtggatttgaatcaatagtgttaagttccgcttgcgattcaaatctaaaccattaagaacatataagttaaatttggaatcaatgatgttaagttccgtctgggattcctaatttaacttctaaagaacacaataggttatttaaggaaaagttcgacacttgtacaaaaaattttgtacagtgaaatcggtacgttttcctaggactaaccaacatctaggtgccctaggttttgatgtttggacaaaggtttaagttaggtttattgttgtatttgatatgcattgtgagtgtgcaggatacaggtacaacaaggaaagtccaagtgtgatcttggcaaaggaggaaagtctaaggatgagtcttggtggtgtaagtccaagtatgtagtcttggcggtgtaagtccaagtatgtagtcttagtaacgtaagtccaagtgtgacttggcaatggatgaagtcccggaggtgaggagcctcttggcaaaggaagacccgacaataaagacaaggcCGAAGAAatctccagaaggcaagacgtgaaggatggggagacatccgagggacgcgaggctgatggaggaggctagaaggctaggtctaggttggtcgggtgaggacgagtgctgagtgattgtacttgGGGCAAAATCCTATGGTTTTAGGGTTCACTGCAGCAGTACCGTAgcgacactgtagcagtactattacgacactgtagcagcactgtagcagtcgactggtacactgtagcagtcgactgatagtcgaccgttgggtaacggtcggcttcacttaaaggaccagtcgactggtgcgtacaccagtcgactggtatcgggaaaacagcttagtgttttcctctcgagctctatttaatagagctcgggggtgcttgggcatggttgacgaaatagacttggttaaagcctattagagtctcccaagccttgGTGTGATCgtgtgtgcttgtattcaagtgtttgtggcgagatttctccaccgacaaggagcttgagctagccggaggttttccggggagtcatccaccgacggatcgggatcgtccaccttacggacagccgtggagtaggagctttatctccgaaccacgttaaatcaacgtgttaggtttgctttctcttgttagtatttgtttttatatttccgctgtgaactaacattataggaagcgatcgatttgggtgagacgctattcaccccctctagcggacgtcaaggtcccaacaccactcaactttattatcatgtcggactaagtccacctgtagggtttacatgataattcttatgagctcctcaacgggacatcatcagcctaaataattaggacacagatttattctataatcaataacacaccatataaacagtactattttctaacttatcgggcctattgatttaacgaataaatctcactcattgataagttaaagaaataaatactaagtatatgtacttgttattatatagggattaagaggacgcacatccataataacagaggttctattcttttatgtagttaatacaaatcaaacaacctcaaatggttctgctcaatacacacatagtgtactagtgtaattttatagtcaagacagactgataccaaattacactacaatcgttccaatggtttgtcccaatccatcttggttgcgagctactatttataatttataaggaaccgataacatgatcttctgtgtgacaccacgcactatgttatctacaatataaattaaatggactttAGAGTGTTGATTTGGATGACTCTAAAGTCCGCATTCATCCGATAGGACAAAAGGCAGTGAAGAGGAAGGGCAAATCTAAAGTCAGAGAGAACGACATAATGGAACATAACATTAACAAAGAATGacaagatattaaagaatatcaaataCAAAAAATGATTTTGCGGGAAGTGAAgatctttcataaggattatgaaattcttatgaaTGATACTAGTGAGATGAACCTAGGACAACTTTATTTACATGAGAAAATggtgaaaaaattaaacaaagacaTGGCCTGGTGTAAATGTATTTAAGTTTACTTTTatgtattattataatttatttgtttttatttgatgCACtataatatttatgtattttttaattattaatgttatttcacgttaacaatttataaatttaaaaattatacaaatttaaTGGTATATAATGTAAAATATAAAGGAgggattattttttaattattaatgttatttcatGTTAACAATttataactttaaaatttataaaaatttaatggtatataatgtaaaatatgaaggagagatgaggattatatataatgaaaaatgtGAGACCTATGAAAAAGTTGTTGAGAGGTTTTTTTGATAGTGGAGAGAGGTGTgaaatttttaacttttgatgtggcGCAGATGTAGCAACGAAGGAACTTTTAATGAACTCTAACTACTATGGATGCTCTAAGAACATCCACAGTGCTCTCATTAAAGGAGTGTTATAACACCCCTTTAATGTTAAAAGGGTTGTGaaggggtgttataacaccccttTACTTTCACTTGAACGTGTTCAAGAGGGGCAGGGTAGCTCAGCCCTGGCCCACCCCACTAGTTTAtgcttttcttttttaattttatttattagaaaaatataaattttaaaattaaaaagtaaataaaagagataaataataaaacaaagagttttttttaataataataatatttatttttttaaacggtAATAATTTAATTTGTTGTAGTACTTCTCACAaacatctattttatttaataaatatattaaaaattatttaatattattttttaaaaaataatattttttttaaaaaaagtaagattattattaaaaataataacaattttaatattttaaaatatatttaaattatatttatttaatatgtattaattttaagataattgagtGAATCGTGGaatgagtgttaatgttaaaaggaaTATAGGTGAAAgagatatattattataataagtATATGATAGTGAATCTCATATTTTTAATGAAGTGGTGAATGTTATAATGGGTTAGCATCGTGGATGAATATTTTTGtatgtataaaattttttaaaaaaattaaaataatacatgattaaattaattaaattaagcttATTTTTATTAGTTAATTAGCTAGTAAAGTTTGGGGCTTCCAAATGTTATCGCAGCCCAATCGTCAGTGTGATTTGCGTCCACGTTTATTTAAGTGACCTTCCCATGGTCTCTGCGTCTCACCATTATTTCCTTTCTCTCATTTTGGCTTACCCAATTCGTCCCCAAAGTTCTCCATCCCTTGCATCAATCTCGATTTTGATCGGCTTTCCCAATTCATTTTCGATTGGAGACTGTCGGCAGATTCGAGGTATGAGAAAGGTTTTCGACTTGCAATTGTTCGTTTTCTTGATAATTTTCCCCTCGCGCTTTCTTAGCATCTGATATTTGGATCATTTGGCGCAAAATAGATCGAGGTTCCTTCGAACTATTTCCTTCTCTTGCATCCAGTTTTGATCTGGGGGAGTTCAATTAGAGTCTCCTTATCTCAATCGGTACCCTCGCAATCATGTCTTCCTCATGCGTCTTTTCTTCAATTGGCATGCGGTTTTCACGATAGGGTTTCCATTGGGGTTTCCTTATCTGTGGATTCATATTCTCCCTAAGGCATGATTCTTTCTTTTTCGTGGAGCAAAAGACAGGAACTCTGTCTCTGCGTCCGTAGGAGAAATCAAAACCCTATGCGTAGTTGATAGTTCTATTTCCTCATTTATTTTCCTTATTGGATTCATGACTGCGACAGATTTGACTTCACGATGCTTCTTATATTAGTCGTTTTCTAACGAAATCTTAAAGGTTGCAGCTTTTGGTTTCAAAGTTACTTGATTTTTACTGAGTACTTCAAGAGCGTGCTACCATGGATAAGCGAAAGGAGACGGATCTGTTTGTAAACGATGGACATTTCATGGAAAGGGTTAAGCAACTCCAGAAAGAGAAAGGAACTGCGGCAGCAGCCACTGATCAGCCTAAACCCACTACTTCTGCCAGCCCTTCTGTTGCTTTGAAGCCAACAATGATGGTTAGCAAAAGGCCATTGGAGGTTAAATTCAATGATACCAAGAAGGGCGACTCTCAGTCTTCTGGTGGCAAGCTTGCTTTTAGCTTGAAGCAGAAGACAAAAGTTGCAGCAGCACCAGTTAAGTTTATTACTGATGAGGACGAAGAAACTGAAGAAAGGGTATTTGGAGAAGAACAGTTTAAGCGTCAGAAGTTGGGTCAGGGTGATATTCATCATTCATCATCACAACGGGAGGATGTTGGTAATTTGCCCTTTTCTAATCTGTCGTACCCCTTTTATAGAAGGATCAGGCCAAATTTTTTATGAACAAGTTGATTATCTAGGATTCAGTCGAGAAGTCTGTGAAACATAGTTTGTTGATGTTTGCATGTGCATAGATGATAGATTTGATCACGTATGGTCCCTCGTAATGCTTTACATAGTTTACTTATATCTGAACAAAGAATTAGGAATTTTTTTATCTGTAAACAGAGATAAAATGATGCAGGAAGCAGAATCTATTATCAATACTGCATGCTCCATCTGTTCTTGTTCATCATGGAATATGGTTGTGTGGTTGTGACTTCTCAGGGTTCCCAATCAATCTCATTTTTCTCAACCTTGCCGTGGTACTTGTATCTGaacaaacaataaggacatttTTGTCTGGAAACAGAGATGAAATGATGCACGGAGAAATTTTTATCATCAATACAACATGCTCTACAGGGTCTTGTTCGTCATGCAATATGATTCTCACATCTCAGGGTCCCTAACAAGTCTCATGTTTCTTATCCTAGTCATGATTCTATTTAGGGTTGGTTGCATATTCTTTTGGGCATCAGGTATTTGATTACTCGTCTTTTATCCCTTAGGAAGTGAGTTTATGTTGGTTCGGTTGTTATTCATGCATATGCTTCACCCCTGTTTAATTGTTTAGCTTCCAATTTTATAATTATCATCCCATGGATGTTAGACTTAAGAAAACATATAATGTTTGGGAAATATCTAATCATTTATTGCTAAAGCAACTAGGGGAGAAAAATTAACTAATTTTCAAATCACTTATGTAGCATTGAATTATATCAATAATTAGGACGTCGAATCTAATGTTTCGATAATATGCAGACCTATGTGGACTAGTTGCAGTAAAATGAGTATCCTATAATACAGTTTCTATTATGCTCTCTTTATATCCTCTATGGTTTAAAGAGATGATACTATAAGGTAGATATGCTGTTAGTTCTGCATTTTGACTACTATTCATGTGAAAATCGGTTTGCAGAAAATAGGTGAAGCCACTCTATAACATTACGTGCATTTACGTGTTTTATGAGTATCATGACTAACTGAGCTCCATTGATTGGTTCATGCATGATTACTACAAGAAATCTTGAAAGTTTTTTCTCATCACTGCAGCTTTTGTCTTTAAGTATCTTCAATCTGCATTGGTGGAAAGGTTGTTGATTGAAAGAATCAAAATGTGGCAGTCCTGCTACAACAGTAATTTGCATTCACTTGTTCATGCACTGGATATTAATCAGTTCTTTAAGTGACATGCAGCACCGTCTTCTCCTAGCGATTCAGCTGTCAAGAAAGTTGCAGATAAGCTTGCAAGTTTTGTTGCAAAAAATGGAAGACAATTCGAGCATGTCACACGCCAAAGGAATCCTGGAGACACACCTTTCAAGTACATGTTCttgaatttttcaattttaaaatgtaTATGTTTGTGGTCTTAAATGTTCTCAAGGGTCAACTTGATAATCTTTACTGTCCAAATAATTGAAATGCCTTTTCAATATGTAAATAACTAGCTAGCAACTAATTCATATCTAGAAATTGATACTTCATAAATACTATTGTGCctgttattttattttcatatgcaTGCAgatacttctttatttctttaaTGTCGTGCTCTCTCTCTCCAATAAATATATGATTAGAGTAAAATGAAATTTTCTATGTGATGGTTACATATTTAGTATCTTAAGCTTAAAATAATCATGAATGTTTCAGGTTTTTGTTTGATTCTAACTGTTCTGATTACAAATACTATGAGCATAGACTCCTTGAAGAGGAAAAGGCTCTAGCACAATTGAAGGAGGCCAAGACATCAAATTCTGGTAAATGCCATTTGTGCATCAGTTTCTCCTCTCTCTTTTTAGTCAATTGTAGGCAAATAATGTGCTATTTCAGGAGAAAATAGTAATGTTAGATCCAAGGTTTTACTTCTGCAGACAACAGAAGCATCTCAACTTCCAGAACATCAACTGGTTCTCAAAAAAGCACTTTCCAACAGCATCTGAATTACCAAACACCTGCTTCAGCTTTATATGGATCTTATGAGGAGTCTAGCTCTTCTGCAAGCTTCGGTATGCTCATATAGCCAGTATAATCACAGTAATAAAAGATTACACTGATTCTATTGTTCATTAATAAGTTTGCTATATAAAGGATTGGTGTGAAATCTTTCAATCTGCCAATGGTCAAGGGTACGAAGCTGGTATTATCTATAATAGCAATTGCAagttctctctctttctctctctccacACACACACATGCGCACAcatattttttttgtgtgtgcgTGAGTTTTCTCTGAAAAACTTGTTCTATCAATTATCAAGCTGGTCATAGGTGCTTTGCCCATGGCTCAAAAGATAATTGGGTGGTTTGGCAACTTGGACCATGCTTGTGGATCGTGTTGGTTCATTGGT from Zingiber officinale cultivar Zhangliang chromosome 4B, Zo_v1.1, whole genome shotgun sequence includes:
- the LOC121975445 gene encoding SURP and G-patch domain-containing protein 1-like protein isoform X4; translation: MDKRKETDLFVNDGHFMERVKQLQKEKGTAAAATDQPKPTTSASPSVALKPTMMVSKRPLEVKFNDTKKGDSQSSGGKLAFSLKQKTKVAAAPVKFITDEDEETEERVFGEEQFKRQKLGQGDIHHSSSQREDVAPSSPSDSAVKKVADKLASFVAKNGRQFEHVTRQRNPGDTPFKLLEEEKALAQLKEAKTSNSDNRSISTSRTSTGSQKSTFQQHLNYQTPASALYGSYEESSSSASFESGGASAADPIAKMEFYMKKAAQEERMRQPKQSKDEMPPPASLQAPKKGHHMGDFIPQNELDKFLSSCNDAAAQKAAKEAAEKAKIQADNIGHRLLSRMGWKEGEGLGSDKRGRSEPVMAGEVKKDHLGVGAERPGEVNPEDDIYEQYKKRMMLGYRYRPNPMNNPRKQYY
- the LOC121975445 gene encoding SURP and G-patch domain-containing protein 1-like protein isoform X2; this encodes MDKRKETDLFVNDGHFMERVKQLQKEKGTAAAATDQPKPTTSASPSVALKPTMMVSKRPLEVKFNDTKKGDSQSSGGKLAFSLKQKTKVAAAPVKFITDEDEETEERVFGEEQFKRQKLGQGDIHHSSSQREDVAPSSPSDSAVKKVADKLASFVAKNGRQFEHVTRQRNPGDTPFKFLFDSNCSDYKYYEHRLLEEEKALAQLKEAKTSNSDNRSISTSRTSTGSQKSTFQQHLNYQTPASALYGSYEESSSSASFESGGASAADPIAKMEFYMKKAAQEERMRQPKQSKDEMPPPASLQAPKKGHHMGDFIPQNELDKFLSSCNDAAAQKAAKEAAEKAKIQADNIGHRLLSRMGWKEGEGLGSDKRGRSEPVMAGEVKKDHLGVGAERPGEVNPEDDIYEQYKKRMMLGYRYRPNPMNNPRKQYY
- the LOC121975445 gene encoding SURP and G-patch domain-containing protein 1-like protein isoform X3, yielding MDKRKETDLFVNDGHFMERVKQLQKEKGTAAAATDQPKPTTSASPSVALKPTMMVSKRPLEVKFNDTKKGDSQSSGGKLAFSLKQKTKVAAAPVKFITDEDEETEERVFGEEQFKRQKLGQGDIHHSSSQREDVAPSSPSDSAVKKVADKLASFVAKNGRQFEHVTRQRNPGDTPFKLLEEEKALAQLKEAKTSNSGFTSADNRSISTSRTSTGSQKSTFQQHLNYQTPASALYGSYEESSSSASFESGGASAADPIAKMEFYMKKAAQEERMRQPKQSKDEMPPPASLQAPKKGHHMGDFIPQNELDKFLSSCNDAAAQKAAKEAAEKAKIQADNIGHRLLSRMGWKEGEGLGSDKRGRSEPVMAGEVKKDHLGVGAERPGEVNPEDDIYEQYKKRMMLGYRYRPNPMNNPRKQYY
- the LOC121975445 gene encoding SURP and G-patch domain-containing protein 1-like protein isoform X1 gives rise to the protein MDKRKETDLFVNDGHFMERVKQLQKEKGTAAAATDQPKPTTSASPSVALKPTMMVSKRPLEVKFNDTKKGDSQSSGGKLAFSLKQKTKVAAAPVKFITDEDEETEERVFGEEQFKRQKLGQGDIHHSSSQREDVAPSSPSDSAVKKVADKLASFVAKNGRQFEHVTRQRNPGDTPFKFLFDSNCSDYKYYEHRLLEEEKALAQLKEAKTSNSGFTSADNRSISTSRTSTGSQKSTFQQHLNYQTPASALYGSYEESSSSASFESGGASAADPIAKMEFYMKKAAQEERMRQPKQSKDEMPPPASLQAPKKGHHMGDFIPQNELDKFLSSCNDAAAQKAAKEAAEKAKIQADNIGHRLLSRMGWKEGEGLGSDKRGRSEPVMAGEVKKDHLGVGAERPGEVNPEDDIYEQYKKRMMLGYRYRPNPMNNPRKQYY